From the Terriglobia bacterium genome, the window GGAGATGGGAAAAAAGCCATGGCCGGAAGGGCATGTTGTGGCATTATGCTTTGGAAACATTTGTTCCCGTGGCAGTTCCAAAGTGGGAAAAAGGTTTAAGATAAAAGTATCGATTATCACGTAGTGCTGTAGGCTAGTGGGTCATCCGAGCTTCACACGGGCCAATTTCGACGTTAAGGTAAGTGGCTAAAGAGGATACTGCGCAAAAGCCTTGTCCGCCGTTGGCTGTGCGCGTCGGACAGAGGTTTTCGCGACTCTATGGCACATCGCGTCTCCCAAGACTCTGGAATCCAGCCCCGGGCCGAACAGCTCTTTGCCCTGGTCAAGAGTTCACGCAATCTGTTCGTGCTGCTTGGCGCGGATGGAACGCTCCTCTACATAAACCCTGCGTTTACAACGATTTTAGGATATTCCCCGGAAGAGATCCTGGGAACCAGCATCCTCTCTTTACTCCACCCCAAGGAGCTGGCCGCGGCACGCCTGAGCTTTCAGTCCCTGGCCAATCAGGCTGGTGCGGAGATGAATGGGCGCTGCCGATTGCTCTGCAAGGACGGGTCGTGGCGGCAGTTCGAAGCCGTCGGACAAAGCTATCTGCACGAGCCCGCCATCGGGGCCATCGTCGCCAACTATCGGGATGTCACCGAGCGCCTTCGCATGGAGTCCGAGCGGCGGGTCATCGCGGAAGTCATCCACGCGCTGAACCAGACCAGCAACCTCGATGAGCTGCTCGCGCGCATTCACCAGGCTTTGAAAAAGGTGCTCTACGCGGAGAACTGTTTTATCGCCCTGCATGATCCGGAAACCGGCACCTTTCAGTTTCCTTTCTTTGTGGACCGTTTCGATACCGCGCCGCCGCCGCAGAAGATCGGGCGGAGCTGTACGGCTTATGTGTTTCGCACCGGGCGCGCGGAGCTTATCCCCCAGGCGAAGTTTGACCGCCTGGTGGAGTCCGGCGAAGTGGAGCTGGTGGGCTCGCCGTCGCCGGCCTGGCTGGGCGTGCCGCTGAAGACGCCGACGGCTACGATCGGCGTGCTGGTGGTGCAGCATTACGAGCAGGAAGACGTTTACGACAAGCGCGATCTGGAATTTCTCGATTCCGTGGGCGGCACCATCGCGCTGGCCATTGAGCGGCGCCGCGCGGAAGACGCGCTGCGCAAAAGCGAATTGACGTTCCGTCTCCTGTTCGCGCATAACCCGATCCCTACCTGGGTTTTCGATTTCGATACCCTGCTCTTCATCGAAGTGAACGAATCCGCGGAGAAGCAGTACGGATTTACGGCGGATGAGTTCCGCCAGATGACCGTAATGGGAATCTGCGCAGAGGAAAACCCCCAGCTGGTGTTGCGGCGGATGGCGGAATCGCTAGCCATGGGCGGCGGGCGTTTCGCAGGCAACTTCAAGCACCGCAGGAAAGACGGGAAGGTGATTGAAACCGAAGTGATCGCGCACGAACTGGAATACGGGGGACGTCACGTGTGTCTGGTCGTGGCACGGGATATCACCGAGCGCCAGCTTCTGGAACAGCAGTTGCGCCAGGCGCAGAAGATGGAAGCGGTGGGGCGGCTGGCAGGCGGCGTGGCGCACGATTTCAACAACTTGCTGATGGTCATCAAGGGGCATACGGAACTCCTGCTCAGCTCGCTGGCGGCGACGCCGCAGGCCTCCCGCAAGATCGAGCAGATCGACCGCGCGGCGGACCGCGCCGTGTCCCTCACGCGGCAACTCCTGGCTTTCAGCCGCATGCAGGTGCTGCAGCCGCGGGTCTTGAACCTCAACCAGATCGTTGTGGAGATGGGCAAGCTTTTGCCGCGGCTGATCGGGGAAGATATCGAGCTGGTGGTCCACGAGCAGGCGGATCTCGGCTCGATTCGCGCGGACGCCAGCCAGATGGAACAGATCATCATGAATCTGGCGGTCAACGCGCGGGACGCCATGCCCTCCGGCGGCCGGCTGCTGATCGAGACGGGCAACGTGGATCTGGACGGACATTACAATGCGACCCATCCGATGGTGCAGCCGGGACGCTACGTCCTGCTGGCCGTCTCGGATACCGGCACGGGCATGGATGCGGAAACGCAGGCGCACATCTTCGAGCCCTTTTTCACCACCAAGGAGCAGGGAAAGGGAACTGGCCTGGGGCTGGCGACCGTCTATGGCGTGGTCAAGCAGAGCGGCGGCTGGATCTGGGTGTACAGCGAACTGGGCAAGGGCACCACTTTCAAGATCTATCTGCCGCGCGTGGATCAGCCGGTGGAGCAGACCGGCGCCTCGGTGAAAGTCGCGGAGATTCCCCGCGGCACCGAGACCATCCTGCTGGCTGAAGACGAGCAGGACGTGCGCGAGGTAGCTCGCGAGTTCCTGGAGTCCGGCGGCTACGTGGTGCTGGAGGCCGGCGACGGCGAAGAAGCCCTGCGCCTCGCGGAGCGACACGCCGGCGCGATCGACTTGCTGGTGACGGACATGGTCATGCCGGGAATGACCGGACGGGAACTGGCGGAGCGCATGCAGGCGCTGCGTGCCGTGGGCCGCGTGATCTTCATGTCCGGTTATACGGAGCAGGCAGCGGCGCAGTCTCAGTTGCAAGGCGACTGTTCGAAACTGCTCACCAAGCCGTTCGGCCGCGCGACCATGCTCCGCGCCGTACGCGAACTGCTCTCCCGGTCCCTTCCCTCCTAATTTTAGATTCGGCCAGCCTGTGCTTCTTCGGCAGATGCTTTGCCAGGAAGGGTATTCCTGTCTGTCCCGCTTAGGCGATCCGCGGATGCTTGCGGTGCCAGTTCGTTCTCTGCTGGAAGGTGCGCGCCGCTTGAATGACCGCCAGGTCGTCTCCGGCGCGGCCCACCAGTTGCAACCCTACGGGCAGATTGTCCGCGGTGAATCCGCAGGGTACGGAAAGCGCGGGCAGGCCGCAGAGATTGCCAATGCCCCCGAGAGGGTCGGCAAAGGTCAGGCCGGTCTCGAGGTTGAGGTCCAGCTTGTTGGCGGCGACGGGCTCGGCCGCGGTGGCCAGGACGTCGTAGGACTGGAAGAGGTCGTCCATCTTGTGCTGGAGGACGTCGCGCACGCGCAGCGCCGTGACGTAGTCGCTCGCCGGAATGAATTCGTTGACGTAGCCCGCGATCTGTCCCAGCGGGTCGGTCAGCTCCGCGACGCGCCCGGAGTGCAGAAGATCGCGAAACGCCGAAGCCCCTTCGACTCCGATGATCACGCTGCCGGCCGCTTCGAACGGCCCTTCAGGCAGCTCCGCGTCCTTCGTTCCCGGGAAAAGCTTGCGGATTACGTGCTCGGTCTCGTTCATTACCTTGGCCACCCCCAGTTCCATCTCCTTCCAGGCGTTGGTCAGCCAGCCGATGCGCAACGGGCCGCGGAGACGCTCGGTGGCCGGGGAATAGGTGAAGGCGGCGCGGTCCACGGCCAGCGTGCTGCGGTCGTTGCTATCGTGTCCGGCCAGGACCGCAAAGACCCGCGCGCAATCCTCGGCGCTGCGCCCGAGGGGGCCGATCTTGTCCATCGAGTAGGAGAGCGCCATGGCCCCGTAACGGCTCACCCGGCCGTACGTGGGGCGCAGCCCGCTGACCCCGCAATAGGACGCCGGGCAAACGATGGAGCCCCAGGTTTCCGTGCCGAGCGCGAAGGCCGCCAGCCCGGCGGCCATGATGGCCCCCGAGCCGGAAGAGGACCCGCACGTCCAGCATTCGGTGTTCCAGGGATTCTTGGCCGCGCCGGTCAGCGAGGCGGAGGCAAAGCGGTAGCCCATTCCTCCAGCCAGCTCGATCATGGCGGATTTCCCCAGCAGGACGGCTCCGGCGCGGTTCAGGTGTTCGATGACCGTGGCGTTGTAGGCAAAGGTCTGCTCGGCATAGGGTTTTGCGCCCCAGGTAGTGGGATAGCCCTTCACCGCCAGGAGATCCTTTGCCGCGTAGGGCATGCCGTGCAAGGGCCCGCGATAGTGGCCCCCGCGGATTTCCTTTTCCGCTTTGTGGGCCTGTTCCAGCGCCAGATCCGGCGTGAGCCGGGCGTAGGCATTGAAACGCGGCCCCAGCTTTTCACTGCGCGCCAGATAGCTTTCGGTCAGCTCGACCGGGGACAGTTGCTTGGCTTCGATGCGCTTGGCCAGTTCCGTCAGGGACAGGTAGAGAATTTCCTCGCCGAGCATGTCAGTTGCCCCTTCCGGACTTGCGCGTCTTGGCCCGCGCCGCGGGCGGCGCCGGGCGCTTTTCCCGTTCGACCAGCGGCTTGAGATAAAGGGCCGGTGAATCTCCGTTGTCCAGGGGATAGGCGCGCAGCGCGTCGAGCGGGGTCTGCAGCACCAGCGAAAGGCGGCGGACATCCGCCTTCTGGGCCTCGGAGAGACGTTCTCCGTAGCGCGACAGGATCGCTTGGGTCCGCGTTTCGGCTTCGGCCTGGCTCGCGGGAGCGAGCTTGGGCGTGCTGGCGGGCTCTTGCGGGCTGGCCACGGCCACCTCTTGTGCGCCGGGTGTGGCCAGCAGCGCGCCCGGAACCAGCGTGCTGGCCGCCGAGGCCAGAGCCGCGCGCACCGCGAATTCGCGGCGCGAGATGGCCTGCCCCCGCCCGGAGGCCGGCTCCGGGATTTGTTTTTCGTCAGACATAAAGTGTCCCTCCCCGAAGGCGCATAAAATTGCCACTGCGAGGCTACTGAATCATCGCAAAACGGTCAACCGGGGAAGTTGACACGCACTTGCACATGCACTTGCACTCCGCTTGCAGACATTCGCCCGCGCATTCGCGCAAGTAGCTGCTCTGCTAGCGGCGGCGCCATTTATCCCGCCCCGGCCGGGACGCTGTCACCTTCGCCGCCCGGCCACTCCTCTCTGTGAGACGCCCTTTAGCAAGTGTCAACTGGCATTAGAGATAACGCTCGGGTAGAATCTCGCCGGGCGGAACTTCCGTCCTTTCGCGGGAGCGCTTCGTGGCCAAACAGAAACGACCAAAAGCACAGACCGACGTAAAATCCAGGAAACGCCCCATCGAACAGTACGACCACAAGGACAAAACCCGCGTCAACAATCCCCCCGTCGGCCTGGTCACTCCGCAGACCGATCCGCCCGTCACCTCGCGCAAGACCTACGAATACGACCCCCACCTCGACCCGCAGCTCGTCTGGGCCGGCAAGAAAGAGCACACCTCCTTCGAAATCCCCACCGTCTCCCTTCACGTCCACGAGCGCATTGACCCCCGCACGATCATCGAAGCCGTCCGCAAGCGCAACGGCGTCCCGCTCAAGCCCGCCCAGGGCTACCTCTTCGAAACCCGCGAAGAAAACCCGCCCCTCCGCGAAGCCGTGGACTTCTACCGCCATCCCCACGGCTGGACCAACCGCCTCATCGCCGGTGACTCTCTCCTCGTCATGAACTCCCTCCTCGAAAAAGAAGGCATGGCCGGCCAGGTCCAAATGGTCTATATCGACCCGCCCTACGGCATCCGCTACGGCTCCAATTTCCAGCCCTTCGTCAATCGCCGCGACGTCAAAGACGGCAAGGACGAAGACCTCACCCAGGAACCTGAAATGGTCCGCGCCTTTCGCGACACCTGGGAGCTCGGCATCCACTCCTATCTCACCTACCTCCGCGACCGCCTCCTCCTCGCCCGCGAACTCCTCCACGAATCCGGCTCCTGCTTCGTCCAAATCTCCGATGAAAACGTGCACTATGTCCGAGCATTGATGAATGAAGTTTTTGACAAAAAGAATTTCTGCGGCCTAATCGCTTTCAGAACTACCGGTGGCCAAAGCTCGCTGCTGCTCGCCTCATCGACAGACTACCTTGTGTGGTTCGCAAAGGACCGGGAACTCGCCGCACGCCGCTTTCGTCAGCCGACGCAGACGAAGGAGGGCGGCTTCGGTGGAACCGGACAGTACACCCTCGTCGAACCGCGTGACGGTAGCGGCGAGCCTCGTCAGATGACGAAGGTAGAGCTCCGGGATCCAGAATCCATTTCGCCGACACTACGAATCTTGGCACACGACACACTCTATTCGCAGGGCGCACCTTCCGATCCTGCCGATCGCATTTTTGAATTTCGTGGCAAGAAATACCAATGTCCGCCGAACACTCATTGGAAGACGAGTGTCAAGAACGGAGGCATGGATCGTCTTGCGAGGGCAAACCGAATACTGGTGCTCAGTGAAACGCTCCGCTATAAGCGGTACCTCGAAGATTATCCCGTATCGGAGCTAGACAACGTCTGGGAAGACACCGGGACAAGCGGATTCGCCAGAAAAAAACAATTCGTAGTTGAGACGAACCCGAAGGTAATAGAGCGCTGCATCCTCATGACCACCGACCCCGGCGACCTGGTCTTCGATCCAACCTGCGGCTCCGGCACAACCGCCTTTGTCGCGGAACAATGGGGCCGCCGCTGGATCACCTGCGACACTTCCCGCGTCGCCACCACTCTCGCCAAACAACGCTTCATGGGCGCCACCTTCGACTACTACAAACTCGCGCATCCAGACGAAGGCGTCGGCAGTGGCTTCGAATACAAGAAAGTCCCCCACGTCACCCTCAAATCCATCGCCAACAACGAACCTCCCGGCGAGGAAACCCTATACGACCAGCCGCTCGTCGACAACTCCCGCGCCCGTATCTCCGGCCCCTTCACCGTTGAAGCCGTCCCCGCCCCCAACGTCAAATCCATTGACGACCTCCCTGTGGTTTGTCATCCCGAGCGCAGCGAGGGATCTGCTTTTTCCTCATCCCATTCCTCCGCCACCCCGCCGCAGCCCGCCGACGCCTCCATCGCCCGTTCCGGCTCCACTCTCCGCCAATCCGACTGGCGCGACGAACTACTCAAAACCGGCCTCCGCGGCAAAGGCGGCCAGATGATCAACTTCTCCCGCGTCGAGCCTCTCGGCGGCACCCGCTGGCTCCACGCCGATGCCGAAACCAAGGGAACAAACCCCGAACGCGTCGTCATCTCCTTCGGCCCCGACTACGCCCCGCTCGAACAGCGCCAGGTCGAATTGGCCTGGGAAGAAGCCCGCACCCTCCATCCCAAACCGGAAATCCTCGTCTTCGCCGCCTTCCAGTTCGACCCCGAAGCCGCCAAGGACATCGACGACCTCACCAGGGAAAAAAGCGGCATGACCTTCCTCACCGCCCAGATGAACGCCGATCTCCTCACCGACGACCTCAAGAAAAAACGCTCCAGCAACCAATCCTTCTGGCTCGTCGGCCGCCCCGACGTGGATCTCCGCCAAATCAAATCCGGGGACGGCAAAGGCAAATACCAGGCCGAGGTCCGCGGCTTCGACTACTACAACACCCGCACCGGCGCCATCGAATCCGGCGACACCGCGAAGATCGCCATGTGGCTCCTCGATACTGACTACGATGGCCGCAGCCTCTATCCCCGTCAGGTCTTCTTTCCCCTGGCCGACGAAGACGAAGGCTGGGCCAAGCTGGCCAGAAATCTGAAAGCCGAAATCGATCCCGAACTGATCGAAGCCTATCGCGGCACCGTCTCTTTACCGTTTGCCCCGGGCGAACACAAACGCATCGCCGTAAAAGTGATCGACGACCGCGGCATCGAAAGCCTGAAGGTTTTGCAGTTGTGATGTTCTTGTAGGGGCACGGCACTGCCGTGCCCGCTCTTTGGTTTTTGTTTTTGCCTTATGTAGATGCCGGGCTTTCGCGTTTTCTGCGTCCCGGCGCTTTTAGCCGGGAAGCCCGGCTCTTGGTTGGTCTTTTGCTGTTGCCGTCATTCCGAGCGGAGCGAGGAATCTCTCTTCGATGTCTGCACCATCCAGAACCATCGACCAGCTCATCATCAACTCCCCATACGAAGAGCCGCGCGAATACTGGAAACGCGACGCTGCATCCAAACTCTTTTCCCGAATCCCCGGCCGCCGCCCCGCGGGCTACATACGCGCAACGGAATCCTCAAAGGCCATCGATGACCCCGGAATTTTTATCGAACTCCCTCTCCCCAACAAAATTCGTCCTCGCGTGAACGCCTGGCGCGAAGCCGACTACCCCGGCGTCTCCGGCATCACCAAACGTCTCCTCAAACATTGGCGCGATCCTGAACAACGCGAAAACCGCCGCCTCTTCTTCTGCCAGCTCGAAGCCATCGAAACCTTAATCTGGCTCACCGAGGCCCCCGCCTCAGAACGCGTAGGCATTATCATCCCCTCCGACGGCGGCGACTTCCCCCGCCTCTGCTCCAAAATGGCCACCGGTTCCGGCAAGACCATCGTCATGGCCATGCTCATCGCCTGGCAGGTCTTAAACAAAGTCACCTACCCCCAGGACAAACGCTTCTCCAAGAACATTTTCATTGTCGCACCGGGATTGACTGTCAAAAGCCGCCTTCAAGTCCTCAGTCCCGGCCCGAACGATTATTACAGGGAATTCAGCCTCATTCCGTCTGGCCTTGAGGACCCTCTTCGCCAGGGCAAATTCAAAATTGTCAATTGGCACAAACTTGATTGGGAATCTGAAGAACGTATCGCCAAACGGAAATCCGTCGATAAACGCGGCGCGCTAAGCGACGAAGCCTACGTCCGCGAAGTCCTCGAAGACATGGCTACGGCCCAAAATATCGTCGTCATCAACGACGAAGCCCACCACGCTTGGCGCATCGCGCCCAAGTCCACCATCAAGGGCGTGGCCAAGGAGGACATTGAAGAGGCCACCAAGTGGGTCGGCGGCCTCGACCGCATTAACCGCACGCGGGGAATTCTCTCCTGCTTCGACTTTACAGCCACGCCCTTTGCGCCCACCGGCAAACGCAGCGGCGAGGAAACTCTGTTCCAGTGGATCGTCAGCGACTTTGGCCTCAATGACGCCATCGAATCCGGCCTCGTCAAAACACCTCGCGTCGTCATTCGGGATGACGCCAAGCTCGGGAAAGACTTCAAATCCCGCCTCTACCATATCTACGCAGACCAGAGCGTCAAGGAGGACATCAATCAGAAAGTCGAACCTCATGTGCCTCTTCCGGATCTCGTAAATACCGCCTATACCATCCTGGGAAATGACTGGGACGAGACTCGCAAGCGCTGGGAAAGCGAAGGTGCTCCCACGCCTCCCGTCATGATTACTGTCGCCAATCTCACGCACACCGCCGCACGCGTCGGGTACGCGCTGTCCCACAAGAAAATCCCCATTGAAAAACTCGGCGAACTGGAAGGGATCCTTCACATCGATTCCAAAGTCCTTGGCGAAGCCGAAGCCCAGGAAGAAGCTCCGGAAATCGAAACGAACGCTGCCGCCGAAGAGAGTTCTGAGGAAGAAACGGAAATACCCGCCAAAAAGCAGACGAAACAGCAGCGCGCTGAAACACTTCGCCGGATCGTCGACACGGTTGGCCAGGTAGGCCAGCCCGGCGAACAAATCCATGCCGTCATTTCCGTCGGCATGCTTTCGGAAGGTTGGGACGCCAAGACGGTTACGCACATCATGGGTCTTCGCGCATTCACCTCACAGCTTCTCTGCGAGCAGGTCGTAGGCCGGGGCCTCCGCCGCACCTCTTATGACGTGGATGCGAAAACAGGCCTTTTCACCGCCGAATACGTCAACATTTTCGGCGTGCCTTTCACCTTCATGCCTCACGAAGGAGATGAGGACGCTCTTCCCCCGCCTCCACCGCAGCCCACTTCAAAAATTCAGCCTCTCCCCGAGCGCAAGGGCCTCGAAATCTCATGGCCGAACATCATTCGCATCGATCACGAGTACCGCCCGGAACTGACCCTCGATCTTTCAAAGACCAAACCTCTGACTCTCGACGCGTACGAAACTCCAACGATTGCCGACCTTGCTCCCGTCATCGACGGTAAACCGGACGTCACGAAACTCACCAGTATTGATGTCGAAAAACTAGGCAGAGAACAGCGCATGCAGCGTGTCATTTTCCAGTCCGCCGCCGAAGTCTACGACCTGATGAAGCCCAATTGGAAAGCCAATCGCGAATACCTTCTCGCTCAGGTCATTCGCCTCACGGAAAAATATCTTACTAGCGGCCAGATTGTCGTCTCCCCGCCGCTCTTCAGCCAGGACGAAGTCCGTCGCCGCATCCTCTACACCTTAAACATGACCAGGATCGTCCAGCATCTCTGGGAAGCCATCCGTTTTGAAAACGCGCTCGCCGTTGTTCCTGTCTTCGACAAGGAACGCCCCATCCGCTCCACCGGCGACATGCAGCCCTGGTTTACTCGCCGCCCCTGCGAGCCCGCTGTCCGTTCTCACATCAATCTCTGCGTATTCGATTCCCGCTGGGAAGCCAGCGAAGCATTTGAGCTTGACCGCAATTCCAATGTCGCGGCGTGGGTCAAAAACGACCATCTGGGCTTTGAGGTCCTTTATGTTTTCAAAGGTGTCGTCCTCAAGTACCGCCCCGACTACCTCATCCGCCTCTCGAACGGCAAGATGTTGGTCCTCGAAGTCAAAGGCCAGGAAGGTCAGCAAGACGGGACCAAACGGGATTTCCTGCGGGAATGGGTTCAAGCCGTGAATGCCCACGGTGGCTTCGGCGTTTGGGATCACGATGTATCCAGGTCCCCAGCCGATCTCGCTGGCATCCTGCAGCGCCACAACTAGGTCGAAATACCACTAATCTATATAGACTCTGAGTACATTCTGCGTTATAGTGATTCTGGTTTTGGCGCGGAGGAGATCGGACCTCGCCCCTTGTCCGTGCCACCGCCCGCCCCGCAACACTCCTTCCCCCTCCCACAACCCCTTTCAAATCAGCACTTCCGCACTCTTTCGTATCAACGGAAATCTACACGACTTAAAATTCTTTCGTTTCATACTCTTGCGCACTCTTTTGCACTGATTCGCACACAGCGCAACACAACTCCCAATAAATC encodes:
- a CDS encoding PAS domain S-box protein; the protein is MAHRVSQDSGIQPRAEQLFALVKSSRNLFVLLGADGTLLYINPAFTTILGYSPEEILGTSILSLLHPKELAAARLSFQSLANQAGAEMNGRCRLLCKDGSWRQFEAVGQSYLHEPAIGAIVANYRDVTERLRMESERRVIAEVIHALNQTSNLDELLARIHQALKKVLYAENCFIALHDPETGTFQFPFFVDRFDTAPPPQKIGRSCTAYVFRTGRAELIPQAKFDRLVESGEVELVGSPSPAWLGVPLKTPTATIGVLVVQHYEQEDVYDKRDLEFLDSVGGTIALAIERRRAEDALRKSELTFRLLFAHNPIPTWVFDFDTLLFIEVNESAEKQYGFTADEFRQMTVMGICAEENPQLVLRRMAESLAMGGGRFAGNFKHRRKDGKVIETEVIAHELEYGGRHVCLVVARDITERQLLEQQLRQAQKMEAVGRLAGGVAHDFNNLLMVIKGHTELLLSSLAATPQASRKIEQIDRAADRAVSLTRQLLAFSRMQVLQPRVLNLNQIVVEMGKLLPRLIGEDIELVVHEQADLGSIRADASQMEQIIMNLAVNARDAMPSGGRLLIETGNVDLDGHYNATHPMVQPGRYVLLAVSDTGTGMDAETQAHIFEPFFTTKEQGKGTGLGLATVYGVVKQSGGWIWVYSELGKGTTFKIYLPRVDQPVEQTGASVKVAEIPRGTETILLAEDEQDVREVAREFLESGGYVVLEAGDGEEALRLAERHAGAIDLLVTDMVMPGMTGRELAERMQALRAVGRVIFMSGYTEQAAAQSQLQGDCSKLLTKPFGRATMLRAVRELLSRSLPS
- a CDS encoding DEAD/DEAH box helicase family protein, with translation MSAPSRTIDQLIINSPYEEPREYWKRDAASKLFSRIPGRRPAGYIRATESSKAIDDPGIFIELPLPNKIRPRVNAWREADYPGVSGITKRLLKHWRDPEQRENRRLFFCQLEAIETLIWLTEAPASERVGIIIPSDGGDFPRLCSKMATGSGKTIVMAMLIAWQVLNKVTYPQDKRFSKNIFIVAPGLTVKSRLQVLSPGPNDYYREFSLIPSGLEDPLRQGKFKIVNWHKLDWESEERIAKRKSVDKRGALSDEAYVREVLEDMATAQNIVVINDEAHHAWRIAPKSTIKGVAKEDIEEATKWVGGLDRINRTRGILSCFDFTATPFAPTGKRSGEETLFQWIVSDFGLNDAIESGLVKTPRVVIRDDAKLGKDFKSRLYHIYADQSVKEDINQKVEPHVPLPDLVNTAYTILGNDWDETRKRWESEGAPTPPVMITVANLTHTAARVGYALSHKKIPIEKLGELEGILHIDSKVLGEAEAQEEAPEIETNAAAEESSEEETEIPAKKQTKQQRAETLRRIVDTVGQVGQPGEQIHAVISVGMLSEGWDAKTVTHIMGLRAFTSQLLCEQVVGRGLRRTSYDVDAKTGLFTAEYVNIFGVPFTFMPHEGDEDALPPPPPQPTSKIQPLPERKGLEISWPNIIRIDHEYRPELTLDLSKTKPLTLDAYETPTIADLAPVIDGKPDVTKLTSIDVEKLGREQRMQRVIFQSAAEVYDLMKPNWKANREYLLAQVIRLTEKYLTSGQIVVSPPLFSQDEVRRRILYTLNMTRIVQHLWEAIRFENALAVVPVFDKERPIRSTGDMQPWFTRRPCEPAVRSHINLCVFDSRWEASEAFELDRNSNVAAWVKNDHLGFEVLYVFKGVVLKYRPDYLIRLSNGKMLVLEVKGQEGQQDGTKRDFLREWVQAVNAHGGFGVWDHDVSRSPADLAGILQRHN
- a CDS encoding site-specific DNA-methyltransferase; the protein is MAKQKRPKAQTDVKSRKRPIEQYDHKDKTRVNNPPVGLVTPQTDPPVTSRKTYEYDPHLDPQLVWAGKKEHTSFEIPTVSLHVHERIDPRTIIEAVRKRNGVPLKPAQGYLFETREENPPLREAVDFYRHPHGWTNRLIAGDSLLVMNSLLEKEGMAGQVQMVYIDPPYGIRYGSNFQPFVNRRDVKDGKDEDLTQEPEMVRAFRDTWELGIHSYLTYLRDRLLLARELLHESGSCFVQISDENVHYVRALMNEVFDKKNFCGLIAFRTTGGQSSLLLASSTDYLVWFAKDRELAARRFRQPTQTKEGGFGGTGQYTLVEPRDGSGEPRQMTKVELRDPESISPTLRILAHDTLYSQGAPSDPADRIFEFRGKKYQCPPNTHWKTSVKNGGMDRLARANRILVLSETLRYKRYLEDYPVSELDNVWEDTGTSGFARKKQFVVETNPKVIERCILMTTDPGDLVFDPTCGSGTTAFVAEQWGRRWITCDTSRVATTLAKQRFMGATFDYYKLAHPDEGVGSGFEYKKVPHVTLKSIANNEPPGEETLYDQPLVDNSRARISGPFTVEAVPAPNVKSIDDLPVVCHPERSEGSAFSSSHSSATPPQPADASIARSGSTLRQSDWRDELLKTGLRGKGGQMINFSRVEPLGGTRWLHADAETKGTNPERVVISFGPDYAPLEQRQVELAWEEARTLHPKPEILVFAAFQFDPEAAKDIDDLTREKSGMTFLTAQMNADLLTDDLKKKRSSNQSFWLVGRPDVDLRQIKSGDGKGKYQAEVRGFDYYNTRTGAIESGDTAKIAMWLLDTDYDGRSLYPRQVFFPLADEDEGWAKLARNLKAEIDPELIEAYRGTVSLPFAPGEHKRIAVKVIDDRGIESLKVLQL
- a CDS encoding amidase; the protein is MLGEEILYLSLTELAKRIEAKQLSPVELTESYLARSEKLGPRFNAYARLTPDLALEQAHKAEKEIRGGHYRGPLHGMPYAAKDLLAVKGYPTTWGAKPYAEQTFAYNATVIEHLNRAGAVLLGKSAMIELAGGMGYRFASASLTGAAKNPWNTECWTCGSSSGSGAIMAAGLAAFALGTETWGSIVCPASYCGVSGLRPTYGRVSRYGAMALSYSMDKIGPLGRSAEDCARVFAVLAGHDSNDRSTLAVDRAAFTYSPATERLRGPLRIGWLTNAWKEMELGVAKVMNETEHVIRKLFPGTKDAELPEGPFEAAGSVIIGVEGASAFRDLLHSGRVAELTDPLGQIAGYVNEFIPASDYVTALRVRDVLQHKMDDLFQSYDVLATAAEPVAANKLDLNLETGLTFADPLGGIGNLCGLPALSVPCGFTADNLPVGLQLVGRAGDDLAVIQAARTFQQRTNWHRKHPRIA